The proteins below are encoded in one region of candidate division TA06 bacterium:
- the arfB gene encoding aminoacyl-tRNA hydrolase: protein MALTVNQNIAISEDELSEEFIRASGPGGQNVNKVATAVKLRFNAAGSLSLPTEVKQRLLLLYRNRINLDGYLVIDARNHRTREANRLEARQRLVEMIRLAAIRPKLRRKTKPTHASRAKRVDDKKKKGQTKLMRKIVGNSGD from the coding sequence ATGGCGCTGACAGTCAACCAGAACATAGCGATATCCGAGGACGAGCTCTCCGAGGAGTTCATCCGGGCATCGGGGCCGGGCGGGCAGAACGTCAACAAGGTGGCCACCGCGGTCAAGCTGAGGTTCAATGCGGCCGGCAGCCTTTCACTGCCGACGGAGGTTAAGCAGAGGTTGCTTTTACTTTACCGGAACCGGATCAACCTGGACGGTTATCTGGTGATCGACGCCCGCAACCACCGGACCCGGGAGGCCAACCGCTTGGAGGCCAGGCAGAGGTTGGTGGAGATGATCAGGCTGGCGGCCATACGGCCCAAGCTCCGCCGGAAGACCAAGCCCACCCATGCTTCCAGGGCCAAAAGGGTGGATGATAAAAAGAAAAAAGGACAAACCAAGTTAATGCGGAAAATAGTTGGGAACTCAGGCGACTGA
- a CDS encoding tetratricopeptide repeat protein, which yields MPKPRYHINKLWLEAGGQCYAYSVCLSKADVLELSGEWQQAEELFRKNLEFAKLAGAKSQTADSQIKLFRIMRYMGNVHDPLVSLNEALAIYTELGDPSGISQTINNIGLVHAAQGRHQKAEECFNDLIARSRLYGDSKHLISGLGNLSQVHISRGRFDQALACLEQCAEASLRENDSLFLSITYGTMGNVYFFQDRLDRSHEYYKKQLDLARRLGDPANQSIAVGNMGNIYYRQGKYKEAVDCYRTKLEISQKLDYKTGISQSCGNLGIVHTEQEQYQTALEYFERQLKISEEAGDPEGREGGCCGLGTVYAKTGEYGRSREYFQKAVEIDLEAGFDRELDSNYLQLAEVCFKAGDKIGALDHLEKARLSAQKNNNDDILAKTEILEIKITAGNDLPRAEKMLLEILGKQPGNMLEALVCYELCGITGDEGQKTRAIKLLQELYDQTFDHDYKRMKTELERIKDGRQT from the coding sequence ATGCCCAAACCCCGGTATCATATTAACAAACTGTGGCTGGAAGCCGGCGGGCAGTGCTATGCCTATTCGGTCTGTCTCAGCAAGGCTGATGTGCTGGAGCTGTCGGGCGAATGGCAGCAGGCGGAAGAACTATTCCGGAAGAACCTGGAATTCGCCAAACTAGCCGGTGCCAAAAGCCAGACGGCCGACTCCCAGATAAAACTGTTCCGGATAATGCGGTACATGGGAAATGTCCATGATCCCCTGGTCTCGCTGAACGAAGCCCTGGCCATTTATACCGAGCTGGGTGACCCGTCCGGGATCAGCCAGACCATCAACAACATCGGGCTGGTGCATGCCGCCCAGGGGAGGCATCAGAAAGCCGAGGAATGTTTCAATGATCTGATAGCCAGGAGCAGACTATACGGGGACAGCAAGCATCTGATCAGCGGGCTGGGCAACCTCAGCCAGGTTCATATCAGCCGGGGCCGGTTCGACCAGGCCCTGGCATGCCTGGAACAGTGCGCCGAGGCCTCTTTGCGGGAGAATGACAGTTTGTTCCTGAGCATCACCTACGGGACCATGGGCAACGTCTATTTTTTCCAGGACCGGCTGGACAGGTCCCATGAATATTACAAGAAACAGCTGGACCTGGCCCGGCGGCTGGGAGACCCCGCCAACCAAAGCATAGCAGTGGGCAATATGGGCAACATCTACTACCGCCAGGGGAAGTACAAAGAGGCCGTGGACTGTTACCGGACCAAACTGGAGATCTCCCAAAAACTGGATTACAAAACCGGTATCAGCCAGTCCTGCGGAAACCTGGGCATAGTGCATACCGAGCAGGAGCAGTATCAGACGGCGCTGGAATATTTTGAAAGGCAGCTTAAGATCTCCGAAGAGGCCGGAGATCCCGAGGGCCGGGAGGGGGGATGCTGCGGGCTGGGAACGGTATACGCCAAGACCGGGGAGTACGGGAGGTCCCGGGAATATTTTCAGAAAGCGGTGGAAATAGATCTGGAGGCCGGGTTTGACAGGGAGCTGGACTCAAATTATCTCCAGCTGGCCGAAGTATGTTTCAAGGCCGGGGACAAGATCGGGGCCCTGGATCATCTGGAAAAGGCGAGACTTTCGGCCCAGAAAAATAATAACGATGATATCTTGGCCAAAACGGAGATACTGGAAATAAAAATAACGGCCGGGAACGACCTGCCCCGGGCCGAAAAGATGCTTTTGGAGATCCTCGGCAAACAACCCGGAAACATGCTGGAAGCGCTGGTTTGCTACGAACTCTGCGGCATCACGGGGGATGAAGGACAAAAAACCCGGGCCATAAAGTTGCTGCAGGAACTTTACGACCAGACCTTCGATCATGATTATAAGCGGATGAAAACGGAACTGGAGAGGATAAAAGATGGCAGACAAACTTAA
- a CDS encoding nitroreductase family protein: MADKLKTMPSHHGVKQAVKSRTTNPTIRLLLERGSCRIFTDKKVPASVLEQVLEAGIRAPTGGNLQPYSIVRIENRATNAKLAKLCGQPFVGQAPVNLLFCIDWRRLERWSKLSDAPFTAASSFRHFWISFQDTIISAQNICTAADALSLGCCYIGTVLEFFPALKKMFNLPKGVFPVVLLCLGYPKAKPVPRKKLPVKVMVHSERYRDLSDRELVKAYDEKYPGMKVSLTPERLKDMERVCRKTGGPALAKRALVRIQKQGYINPAQRYFGLHYSADYMPEGNDGYLKMMEKFGFHWFKKYVPYGKKA; the protein is encoded by the coding sequence ATGGCAGACAAACTTAAAACCATGCCTTCGCATCACGGGGTCAAACAGGCGGTTAAGTCCCGGACTACCAACCCCACCATCCGGCTGCTGCTGGAACGGGGAAGCTGCCGTATCTTTACGGACAAGAAGGTTCCGGCCAGTGTCCTGGAGCAGGTGCTCGAGGCCGGGATCCGCGCCCCCACCGGCGGAAACCTGCAGCCGTATTCCATTGTCAGGATAGAGAACCGGGCCACCAACGCCAAACTGGCCAAGCTCTGCGGACAGCCCTTTGTGGGCCAGGCTCCGGTCAACCTGCTTTTCTGCATCGACTGGCGAAGGCTGGAGCGCTGGTCAAAACTGTCTGATGCGCCATTCACCGCCGCCAGCTCCTTCCGTCATTTCTGGATCTCGTTCCAGGACACCATCATCAGCGCCCAGAACATCTGCACCGCAGCCGACGCTTTGAGCCTGGGCTGCTGCTACATCGGAACGGTACTGGAATTCTTTCCCGCTCTTAAAAAAATGTTCAATCTTCCCAAAGGGGTCTTTCCGGTGGTGCTGCTTTGCCTGGGATATCCCAAGGCAAAACCTGTGCCCCGCAAAAAACTCCCGGTCAAGGTCATGGTCCATTCCGAAAGATACCGGGACTTAAGCGACCGGGAGCTGGTCAAGGCTTATGACGAAAAATATCCCGGGATGAAGGTTTCCCTTACCCCGGAAAGGCTCAAGGACATGGAGAGGGTCTGCCGCAAGACCGGCGGCCCGGCCCTGGCCAAAAGGGCCCTGGTCAGGATCCAAAAACAGGGATACATCAACCCGGCCCAGCGCTACTTCGGCCTGCACTACAGCGCAGACTATATGCCGGAAGGCAATGACGGGTATCTGAAAATGATGGAGAAGTTCGGGTTCCACTGGTTCAAAAAATATGTTCCTTACGGGAAGAAAGCATGA
- a CDS encoding CHAP domain-containing protein: MRYWRHGLVLFAAALAVSCSPVYVQRKEPAGDETPARLALVNYAKSLIGVKRLSELDGRFKNDCSGYVNGVYAVMGRKIKYNFVRQGRQLSESLYLTLRDKNLSYVDMPPRPADAVFFKNTLENSYDKITHVGLVEEVQEDGTVVILHYGSGRVGRIKMNLRYPYDYKNDRGEIINDYLRRSGGRQSRDDLAGALYFMFGDVFRYTSQ; this comes from the coding sequence ATGAGATACTGGCGTCATGGTCTGGTACTCTTCGCCGCAGCGCTGGCGGTATCCTGCTCCCCGGTCTATGTCCAGAGAAAGGAGCCGGCCGGCGATGAGACGCCGGCCCGGCTGGCGTTGGTCAATTATGCCAAGAGCCTTATCGGCGTAAAGCGGCTGAGCGAGCTGGACGGAAGGTTCAAGAATGACTGCTCGGGATATGTCAACGGGGTTTATGCCGTGATGGGCCGCAAGATAAAATACAATTTCGTCCGCCAGGGCCGCCAGCTCTCGGAGTCCCTGTACCTTACCTTAAGGGACAAGAACTTGTCATACGTTGATATGCCGCCCCGTCCGGCCGACGCGGTGTTTTTCAAGAACACTTTGGAGAATAGCTACGACAAGATCACCCATGTGGGTTTGGTGGAGGAGGTGCAGGAGGACGGTACGGTGGTCATTCTGCACTACGGTTCGGGCCGGGTGGGCCGGATCAAGATGAACCTGCGGTATCCCTATGACTACAAGAATGACCGGGGGGAGATAATCAACGATTACCTGCGGAGAAGCGGGGGGAGGCAGAGCAGGGATGATCTGGCCGGTGCGCTGTATTTTATGTTCGGGGATGTGTTCAGGTATACCTCTCAATAA
- a CDS encoding 4Fe-4S binding protein yields MFKNLSIPVKRLYLQIAAVIVTNSYFLAPYLKYLPCPSLNCYACPAASFACPIGTLQHFVIIGVFPFFLLGILFLAGGLAGRWACGYLCPFGLFQDLLAKIRKAKFSMPSWLGWGRYVSLVGVAIIIPAITKEPWFSKLCPAGTLEAGIPIVGWAFFKTKALGQYSTILGMTGWLFWVKIGLLAGTVAAAIYIKRPFCRFICPLGAIFGLFNRVSLLQIAVDKDKTSDKADCRKLCPVDIDIRKDPVSAKCIRCMQCTKCPGVSQK; encoded by the coding sequence ATGTTCAAGAACCTGAGCATCCCCGTTAAAAGGCTGTATCTTCAGATAGCCGCCGTCATCGTCACCAACAGCTATTTCCTGGCGCCCTATCTGAAATACCTGCCCTGCCCCTCGCTCAACTGCTATGCCTGCCCGGCGGCCAGTTTCGCCTGTCCCATCGGGACCCTTCAACATTTCGTGATCATCGGGGTGTTCCCATTCTTCCTGCTGGGGATCCTGTTCCTGGCGGGCGGACTGGCGGGAAGATGGGCCTGCGGCTATCTGTGCCCCTTTGGCCTGTTCCAGGACCTGCTGGCAAAAATAAGAAAAGCCAAGTTTTCCATGCCATCATGGCTTGGCTGGGGCCGCTATGTGTCCCTGGTCGGAGTGGCCATAATAATTCCGGCTATCACCAAGGAGCCATGGTTCAGCAAGCTCTGCCCGGCCGGCACGCTGGAGGCCGGGATACCGATAGTGGGCTGGGCCTTCTTCAAGACCAAGGCGCTGGGGCAGTATTCCACGATATTGGGCATGACCGGCTGGCTGTTCTGGGTCAAGATAGGACTTTTGGCGGGAACAGTTGCAGCCGCCATTTACATAAAGAGACCGTTCTGCAGATTCATCTGTCCGCTGGGTGCCATCTTCGGGCTGTTCAACCGGGTATCCCTGCTGCAGATAGCCGTGGACAAGGATAAGACCAGCGACAAGGCCGACTGCCGAAAACTCTGCCCGGTGGACATTGACATCAGAAAGGACCCGGTCTCGGCCAAGTGCATCCGGTGCATGCAGTGCACCAAGTGCCCGGGGGTGTCGCAGAAATAA
- a CDS encoding L,D-transpeptidase family protein, translated as MKTSFLLTLSLALLTATASAQTGFKSDQLRNPRVRQAYVQKEPGVKALFKAHELTYPPKEILIRIFKQEGLLELWAADSAGKAMVQVKEYSVCASSGDPGPKRKRGDGQVPEGFYSINHFNPASNFHLSLGLDYPNRSDQLLGDRDDPGSAIYIHGDCVTIGCIPITDEGIKELYLIALEARNNGQEKIPVHIFPCRMEGPSYQKLLEEHREDPVLLRFWNNMKQGYDFFGTNKTVPLIMVDRKGSYFFNQP; from the coding sequence ATGAAGACCTCTTTTCTTTTAACCCTTTCGCTGGCCTTGTTGACTGCAACGGCTTCAGCCCAGACCGGTTTTAAGAGCGATCAGTTGCGGAACCCCAGGGTGCGGCAGGCTTATGTCCAAAAGGAACCGGGAGTAAAAGCACTGTTCAAAGCCCATGAACTTACTTATCCCCCAAAGGAGATCTTGATCAGGATATTCAAACAGGAAGGTTTGCTGGAGCTCTGGGCCGCTGACTCTGCCGGGAAGGCCATGGTTCAGGTGAAAGAATACTCCGTCTGCGCTTCTTCCGGGGATCCCGGACCCAAGAGAAAGAGGGGCGACGGCCAGGTGCCGGAGGGTTTTTACTCAATAAACCATTTCAATCCCGCCAGCAACTTTCACCTTTCCCTGGGACTTGATTACCCCAACCGTTCCGATCAACTTCTGGGCGACCGGGACGACCCCGGCAGCGCTATATATATCCACGGCGACTGCGTGACCATCGGCTGCATCCCCATCACCGACGAGGGGATCAAGGAGCTGTACCTGATCGCGCTGGAAGCCAGGAACAATGGACAGGAAAAGATCCCGGTCCACATTTTTCCCTGCCGGATGGAGGGGCCAAGCTATCAGAAGCTGCTGGAGGAACACCGGGAAGACCCGGTTCTCTTGAGATTCTGGAACAACATGAAACAGGGTTATGATTTCTTTGGAACCAACAAAACCGTTCCCCTGATAATGGTGGACCGCAAGGGGAGCTATTTCTTCAACCAACCGTAA
- a CDS encoding cupin domain-containing protein, giving the protein MLTVQRIMKLLKLKPLPQEGGLYRETYRSALKVVRGPGAKRSVGTSIYYLITPDRYSSMHLVCSDEIFHFYLGDPVEMLLLYPGGRSRKVILGPDIEKGQHPQFLVPKNVWQGSRLLNGGRLALLGTTVFPGFDFADYQQGSRKELLKLYPKCKQAITALTVK; this is encoded by the coding sequence ATGCTGACAGTCCAAAGGATAATGAAGCTTCTAAAGCTCAAACCCCTGCCCCAGGAAGGCGGGCTTTACCGCGAGACCTACCGTTCTGCCTTGAAAGTGGTCCGCGGACCAGGGGCCAAACGCAGCGTAGGAACCTCAATTTACTATTTGATAACGCCGGATAGATATTCGTCCATGCACCTGGTTTGCTCCGACGAGATCTTTCACTTTTATCTCGGGGATCCGGTGGAGATGCTGCTGCTCTATCCCGGTGGCAGGTCCAGGAAAGTGATCCTGGGGCCGGATATTGAAAAAGGCCAGCATCCTCAGTTCCTGGTTCCCAAGAATGTCTGGCAGGGTTCGCGTTTGCTGAACGGCGGAAGGCTCGCCCTGCTGGGCACCACTGTTTTTCCGGGATTTGATTTCGCCGATTACCAGCAGGGTAGCAGGAAAGAACTATTGAAGCTCTACCCAAAATGCAAACAAGCAATAACTGCATTGACTGTAAAATGA
- a CDS encoding DUF1232 domain-containing protein, giving the protein MLKVLKQKAEDLKKETYALYLAYRDPRVPWYAKVAAAATVAYAVSPIDLIPDFIPVLGYLDDLVLVPLGIALAIRLIPAEIMAECRQRARQKLDGTGSLGRKAATVVVLVWLLSLALLVWLVIKAMGKY; this is encoded by the coding sequence ATGCTCAAAGTTTTGAAACAAAAGGCCGAAGACCTCAAGAAAGAGACCTACGCCCTGTATCTGGCCTACCGCGACCCGAGGGTCCCATGGTACGCCAAGGTGGCGGCGGCGGCCACAGTGGCCTACGCCGTCAGCCCCATCGACCTGATTCCGGATTTCATCCCGGTGCTGGGCTATCTTGACGACCTGGTGCTGGTGCCCTTGGGGATCGCCCTTGCGATCAGGCTCATCCCGGCGGAGATAATGGCGGAATGCCGGCAGAGGGCCCGTCAGAAATTGGACGGTACTGGTTCGCTGGGCCGCAAGGCCGCCACCGTGGTGGTGCTGGTCTGGCTGTTAAGCCTGGCTTTGTTGGTATGGCTGGTAATTAAAGCAATGGGGAAGTACTGA
- a CDS encoding saccharopine dehydrogenase NADP-binding domain-containing protein — MKYKYIVLGAGRQGVAIAYDLAKFCQAGPVILADYELKLAQTGAARVNKLVKPGISRAFKADAGNPAALKKLFAGADCVVSAVPYHYNYGVAKAAVEAGANFCDLGGNTDVVLKELSLHKQAKARGITIVPDTGLMPGMGNTLAAYFINKLDKVDEIHMRCGGLPQKPKGPLNYKLVFSVEGLINEYFGDAYIVRNGKVAKVPTFDGLEAIEFPKPVGRCEAFVTSGGTSTAPWTFAGKVKEYDYKTVRYPGHHQKIKTLLELGFFGQAPLEVKGQKVIPRRLSHALITKAIDFPKDKDLIVLRVTAIGKHQGKKLEAKIDIIDFQDEKTGFTAMERTTGFPAAIVAHHLVQGLTPKGAVPLERSIDPVQFIKDFKKRGIQFRETIRKI, encoded by the coding sequence ATGAAATACAAATACATAGTTTTGGGGGCTGGCCGCCAAGGCGTGGCCATAGCCTATGACCTGGCAAAATTCTGCCAGGCCGGGCCGGTCATATTGGCCGACTACGAACTGAAACTGGCCCAGACCGGTGCAGCCAGGGTCAACAAGCTGGTGAAGCCGGGGATCTCCAGGGCGTTCAAAGCCGATGCCGGAAACCCGGCAGCGCTTAAAAAACTGTTCGCCGGGGCCGATTGCGTGGTCAGCGCCGTGCCATATCATTACAATTACGGAGTGGCCAAGGCCGCGGTGGAGGCCGGGGCCAATTTCTGCGACCTGGGCGGCAACACCGATGTGGTGCTGAAGGAACTGTCGCTCCACAAGCAGGCCAAGGCCAGGGGCATCACCATCGTACCGGACACCGGGCTGATGCCGGGCATGGGCAACACCCTGGCCGCCTACTTCATCAACAAACTGGACAAGGTGGATGAGATCCACATGCGCTGCGGGGGCCTGCCCCAAAAACCCAAGGGTCCGCTGAACTACAAACTGGTGTTCTCGGTGGAAGGCCTGATCAACGAATATTTTGGCGACGCCTACATAGTCAGGAACGGCAAAGTGGCCAAAGTCCCGACCTTCGACGGGCTGGAAGCCATCGAGTTCCCCAAGCCGGTGGGCAGATGCGAGGCTTTCGTCACCAGTGGCGGCACTTCCACCGCGCCCTGGACCTTTGCCGGAAAAGTCAAAGAATACGACTACAAGACGGTGCGCTATCCGGGGCACCACCAGAAGATCAAGACCCTGCTGGAGCTGGGGTTCTTCGGCCAGGCCCCGCTGGAGGTCAAGGGCCAGAAGGTCATCCCCCGCCGCTTAAGCCATGCCCTGATCACCAAGGCCATAGATTTCCCCAAGGACAAGGACCTGATAGTGCTGAGGGTAACGGCCATCGGGAAACATCAAGGCAAAAAGTTGGAGGCCAAGATAGATATCATAGATTTCCAGGACGAGAAGACAGGCTTCACCGCCATGGAGCGGACCACCGGGTTCCCGGCGGCCATCGTGGCCCATCATCTGGTTCAGGGACTGACCCCCAAAGGCGCGGTGCCGCTGGAGAGGTCCATTGATCCGGTGCAGTTCATAAAGGATTTCAAGAAACGGGGGATACAGTTCAGGGAAACAATCAGGAAGATATGA
- a CDS encoding polysaccharide biosynthesis tyrosine autokinase → MNQDVKTRTSESNIYELIDLLWRRRLLIITCLLGVVLPIALANFTMPPVYEAQTTIIFEQSREPLPSFDISEAFSRKSYIVNQIEEIKSRSLAEEVVRLLDPEYSLLLLRGRDRSLNPDRQNYRLTHIIKKSITAEPIRDSDVILVKVQGPTPDAASNIANLVAEVIKERSASVKREQASSTRKFIEAQLPSVEATLNTAEEAIKNFKSQNQVVSLSDEGKEILSRATEADKQMIAASTERQSIEGRLTAIYDQLKAQGALTENSLPLSAGSMADSLRSNLVNLQMEIIKLQVKGYAPEHPQIMNLNAQIANVKARLLEELQKITQKNRLSPMPQIQSLLDQIPPLEIQRATMSARETALKTILSQYDFGLAKLPNKELQLARLLRAKEVGESVYRLLLVKHEEAKITEAGKIGNVRVIDRAQPPQFPIKPRKMLNIAIGLVVGLTLGVGLSFFLDSLDNSVKTVEDIEHNFELPVLGLIPAIHSENGKSNRKNGGDEVARISATLVTKYTPRSHVSEAYRSLRTNIQFSRIDDPLKTVVITSAAPSEGKSTSAANLAITTALSGIRTLLVDADLRRPVVHSLFGLEREPGLSNLLAERLPLDKVVKPSGIENLSILTCGAIPPNPSELLGSQRMRDLIKLLSQQFDLVLFDSPPVITVTDTAVLSPQVDGLVLVVKSHATDKRALLRAKTILSNLKANILGVVLNKIELSGLAGSYDYYYHYNYYYADDGSKKKRDRRHKWWNVLKG, encoded by the coding sequence TTGAACCAGGATGTAAAGACCCGGACCAGCGAGTCCAATATTTACGAACTGATAGACCTTTTATGGCGGCGCAGGTTGCTGATCATCACCTGCCTGCTGGGCGTGGTATTGCCAATCGCCCTGGCCAATTTTACCATGCCCCCGGTTTACGAGGCCCAGACCACCATCATTTTTGAACAGAGCCGGGAACCGCTGCCGTCCTTCGACATCTCAGAGGCCTTCTCCCGCAAGAGCTATATAGTGAACCAGATCGAAGAGATCAAGTCCCGCAGCCTGGCCGAGGAAGTGGTCCGGCTTTTGGACCCGGAATATTCCCTGCTGCTGTTGCGGGGACGGGACCGCAGCCTGAATCCCGATCGGCAAAACTACCGGCTGACCCACATCATCAAAAAAAGCATCACCGCCGAGCCCATCCGCGATTCAGACGTGATACTGGTTAAAGTGCAGGGCCCCACTCCGGATGCCGCCTCCAACATCGCCAATCTGGTGGCCGAGGTCATCAAGGAAAGGAGCGCATCGGTCAAGCGGGAACAGGCCTCCTCCACCCGTAAATTCATAGAGGCCCAGCTGCCCTCGGTGGAGGCCACCCTCAATACCGCCGAAGAGGCCATCAAAAACTTCAAGTCCCAGAATCAGGTGGTCTCGCTTTCCGATGAAGGCAAGGAGATCTTGTCCCGGGCCACCGAGGCCGACAAACAGATGATCGCGGCCTCCACCGAACGCCAGAGCATCGAAGGCCGGCTGACGGCCATCTACGATCAGCTTAAAGCTCAGGGCGCCTTGACAGAGAACAGCCTGCCCCTGAGCGCCGGCTCCATGGCAGACAGCCTGCGCAGCAATTTGGTTAACCTGCAGATGGAGATAATCAAACTGCAGGTTAAAGGCTATGCTCCCGAGCACCCCCAGATCATGAATCTCAATGCCCAGATAGCCAATGTCAAGGCCCGACTGCTGGAGGAACTACAGAAGATAACCCAGAAAAACCGGCTTTCGCCGATGCCCCAGATCCAGTCTTTGCTGGACCAGATCCCTCCGCTGGAGATCCAGCGGGCCACCATGTCAGCCAGGGAAACTGCCTTAAAGACCATCCTGTCCCAGTATGATTTTGGCCTGGCTAAGCTTCCCAACAAGGAACTGCAGCTGGCCCGGCTGCTGCGGGCCAAGGAGGTGGGTGAAAGCGTTTACCGTCTGCTGCTGGTGAAGCACGAGGAAGCCAAGATCACCGAGGCCGGCAAGATCGGGAATGTCCGGGTGATAGACCGGGCCCAGCCGCCCCAATTCCCCATCAAACCCCGCAAGATGCTGAACATAGCCATCGGCCTGGTGGTGGGATTGACCCTGGGAGTGGGACTGTCGTTCTTTTTGGATTCCCTGGACAACTCCGTGAAAACTGTGGAGGACATCGAGCATAACTTTGAACTGCCGGTGCTGGGATTGATCCCGGCCATTCATTCCGAGAACGGAAAAAGCAACCGCAAAAACGGAGGCGATGAGGTGGCCCGGATCTCGGCCACCCTGGTCACCAAATATACCCCGCGCTCCCATGTGTCGGAAGCTTACCGTTCATTAAGGACCAACATCCAGTTCTCCCGGATCGACGATCCCCTAAAGACCGTGGTCATCACATCGGCCGCTCCTTCGGAAGGAAAATCAACCTCGGCCGCCAACCTGGCCATCACCACCGCCCTGTCCGGCATCCGGACCCTGCTGGTTGACGCCGACCTTCGCCGGCCGGTGGTCCATTCACTTTTCGGATTGGAACGGGAACCGGGCTTAAGCAACCTGCTGGCCGAACGTCTGCCCTTGGATAAGGTGGTCAAACCCTCGGGGATCGAGAACCTTTCCATCCTGACCTGCGGAGCCATCCCGCCCAATCCCTCGGAACTGCTGGGTTCGCAGAGAATGCGCGACCTGATCAAGCTGCTGAGCCAGCAATTTGACCTAGTGTTGTTCGACAGCCCGCCGGTGATCACCGTCACCGACACCGCGGTGTTAAGCCCCCAGGTGGACGGGCTGGTACTGGTGGTCAAATCGCACGCCACCGACAAGCGGGCCCTGCTAAGGGCCAAGACCATCCTAAGCAACCTCAAGGCCAATATTTTGGGCGTGGTGCTGAATAAGATAGAACTCTCCGGACTGGCGGGCAGCTACGATTATTATTACCATTACAATTATTATTATGCCGATGACGGTTCCAAGAAGAAGCGGGACCGGCGGCATAAATGGTGGAATGTTTTGAAGGGTTAA
- a CDS encoding SLBB domain-containing protein, with protein sequence MKISHQILSLLFSFAFAASNGISQQQPDFKKDNFYLGQNQQLEIEIHVWGEVNTPGVYRVPDGSTVLDVISKAGGPTQYAALGRVKISHALGQMPRTEKINLDKYLNKERADSLIVMRPGDAVMVPRNARFFWKDAISFVADMAVIANVYYLISRNR encoded by the coding sequence ATGAAAATATCACATCAGATATTAAGCCTGCTTTTTTCCTTTGCCTTCGCCGCCAGCAACGGGATATCCCAGCAGCAGCCGGACTTTAAAAAGGACAATTTTTACCTGGGGCAAAACCAACAGCTGGAAATCGAGATCCATGTCTGGGGCGAGGTCAACACTCCCGGGGTCTACCGGGTGCCGGACGGCTCCACGGTGCTGGATGTGATATCCAAGGCCGGCGGCCCCACTCAATACGCAGCGTTGGGGCGGGTCAAGATCTCCCACGCCTTGGGACAGATGCCCCGCACCGAAAAGATCAACCTGGACAAGTACCTGAACAAGGAACGGGCCGATTCTCTGATAGTGATGCGGCCCGGAGATGCCGTGATGGTGCCCCGCAACGCCCGCTTTTTCTGGAAGGACGCGATCTCTTTTGTGGCAGACATGGCGGTCATCGCCAACGTCTACTATCTCATTTCCCGGAACCGTTGA